The proteins below come from a single uncultured Carboxylicivirga sp. genomic window:
- the murC gene encoding UDP-N-acetylmuramate--L-alanine ligase yields the protein MLKLNEIKSVYFIGIGGIGMSALARFFKQQGKIVAGYDRTSTVLTNTLVNEGIEVSLIDDVNGISPEFKDKTSCLVVYTPAIPANHTELKYFNENGFEVKKRAEVLGLLTRDMEGVCVAGTHGKTTISSMTAHLMKQSNVGCNAFLGGITRNYATNYLHNDQSSYVVMEADEFDRSFLQLTPYLALVSAMDADHLDIYGDASKVTEAFNQFVQLISPGGALLHKEGLPVVLPDEDVEVFTYSAKEEGDFYPYNLKLVDGFYQFNLKTPFGKIMKLQMGVPGLVNVENAVGAIGLALLAGVEEDEIRNALPEFQGIKRRFEYRIREDNLVYIDDYAHHPEEINATVASVRAIYPDKKLTVVFQPHLFTRTRDFVMGFAEALDKCDRVYLLDIYPAREEPIEGVTSNIIADKMKSERVKVCAFEDIVVGLKLNNPEVILTLGAGDIDKLTDELESQLKQFILHK from the coding sequence ATGTTGAAGTTAAATGAAATAAAAAGTGTTTATTTTATCGGTATCGGTGGAATAGGGATGAGTGCTCTGGCTCGTTTTTTTAAGCAGCAGGGTAAGATTGTGGCTGGATACGATCGCACTTCAACAGTGCTAACCAATACCTTGGTAAATGAAGGTATTGAGGTTAGTTTAATAGATGATGTTAACGGTATTTCGCCAGAGTTTAAAGATAAAACATCTTGTTTGGTGGTTTATACACCTGCCATTCCCGCTAATCATACCGAATTAAAATATTTTAATGAGAATGGTTTTGAGGTTAAAAAGCGCGCCGAAGTTTTAGGATTACTCACTCGCGACATGGAAGGGGTTTGTGTGGCAGGTACGCACGGGAAAACAACCATTTCGAGTATGACTGCGCATTTGATGAAACAGTCTAATGTTGGTTGTAATGCTTTTTTAGGTGGAATTACGCGTAACTATGCAACCAATTATTTGCACAACGATCAGTCTTCTTATGTTGTGATGGAGGCGGATGAATTTGATCGTTCATTTTTACAATTAACACCTTATTTAGCGCTGGTTTCTGCAATGGATGCCGATCATTTGGATATATATGGCGATGCGTCGAAGGTAACAGAGGCATTTAATCAGTTTGTGCAATTGATAAGCCCAGGAGGAGCATTGTTGCATAAAGAAGGGCTTCCGGTTGTATTACCCGATGAAGATGTGGAGGTTTTTACCTATTCAGCTAAAGAAGAGGGCGATTTTTATCCGTATAATCTCAAGTTGGTTGATGGATTTTATCAATTCAATTTAAAAACTCCTTTTGGCAAGATAATGAAGCTGCAAATGGGTGTGCCTGGATTGGTGAATGTCGAAAATGCTGTTGGTGCAATCGGTTTGGCACTCTTGGCGGGTGTTGAAGAAGATGAAATTCGAAATGCCTTGCCTGAATTTCAAGGGATAAAACGACGATTCGAATATCGTATTCGTGAAGATAATCTGGTTTATATTGATGATTATGCACATCATCCCGAAGAGATTAATGCAACAGTTGCTTCTGTTAGAGCTATCTATCCGGATAAAAAGTTAACGGTTGTATTTCAGCCTCATCTGTTTACTCGTACCCGCGATTTTGTAATGGGTTTTGCTGAAGCTTTGGATAAATGTGACAGGGTTTATTTACTGGATATTTATCCGGCACGCGAAGAGCCTATTGAAGGAGTAACCTCGAACATAATTGCAGATAAAATGAAATCCGAAAGAGTAAAAGTATGTGCATTTGAGGATATAGTTGTGGGTCTGAAATTAAATAATCCAGAAGTGATTTTGACTCTTGGAGCAGGTGATATAGATAAGCTGACAGATGAATTAGAAAGTCAGTTGAAACAGTTCATCCTTCATAAATAG
- the murG gene encoding undecaprenyldiphospho-muramoylpentapeptide beta-N-acetylglucosaminyltransferase, whose amino-acid sequence MSELRVIISGGGTGGHIFPAISIANAVKEQLPDAKILFVGAQGKMEMEKVPEAGYDIVGLPVAGLQRKITLKNLSFPFKLINSLNRARKVVAEFNPDVAVGVGGYASGPVLRVSSQKKVPCLLQEQNSFPGITNRILAKKAAKICVAYDNMDRFFDGKKIILTGNPVRSNLIATVEKSEAAKFWKLDPAKKTILVIGGSLGARSVNNGILHGIKELPEGCQMIWQTGKYYFEEMRAGLPLELKDRVVVTDFISRMDMAFSMADVVVSRAGAGTISELAILGKPTIFVPSPNVSEDHQTKNAMALVEKNAAMLVKDSQVNGIIAEASQLALDEHLIKTLSKNITKLAKPDAARDIANQVIELAKSKK is encoded by the coding sequence ATGAGCGAATTAAGAGTTATTATTAGCGGAGGTGGTACTGGTGGTCATATTTTTCCGGCCATTTCGATTGCCAATGCAGTAAAAGAACAACTTCCTGATGCCAAAATACTTTTTGTAGGAGCTCAGGGTAAGATGGAAATGGAAAAGGTTCCGGAAGCAGGATACGATATTGTAGGTCTGCCGGTAGCTGGTTTACAACGTAAAATTACCTTAAAGAATTTATCGTTTCCATTTAAGTTGATTAATAGCCTTAATAGAGCTCGCAAAGTTGTTGCTGAATTTAATCCCGATGTAGCGGTTGGCGTAGGAGGCTATGCCAGTGGTCCGGTTTTAAGGGTGTCGTCACAAAAAAAAGTACCTTGTTTATTGCAAGAGCAAAACTCATTTCCAGGTATCACTAATCGTATTTTGGCTAAAAAAGCAGCTAAAATTTGCGTTGCCTACGACAATATGGATCGTTTTTTCGATGGAAAAAAAATCATTTTAACAGGTAATCCGGTTCGTAGCAATCTTATAGCCACGGTTGAAAAGAGTGAGGCCGCAAAATTCTGGAAATTAGATCCGGCTAAGAAAACCATTTTGGTGATTGGTGGAAGCCTAGGCGCGCGCTCGGTTAATAATGGAATATTACATGGAATAAAAGAACTACCAGAAGGATGCCAGATGATTTGGCAAACGGGTAAATACTATTTCGAAGAGATGAGGGCTGGTTTGCCATTAGAGTTGAAAGATAGAGTGGTGGTTACTGATTTTATCAGTCGTATGGATATGGCATTTTCAATGGCCGATGTGGTGGTTTCGAGAGCTGGTGCTGGCACTATTTCAGAATTGGCCATATTAGGTAAACCAACCATTTTTGTGCCTTCTCCAAATGTGTCAGAAGATCATCAGACCAAAAATGCAATGGCTCTGGTTGAGAAGAATGCAGCCATGTTGGTGAAAGATTCTCAAGTGAACGGCATAATAGCCGAAGCTTCGCAATTGGCTTTAGATGAGCATTTGATAAAAACACTTAGTAAAAATATTACAAAACTGGCAAAGCCTGATGCGGCACGCGATATTGCAAATCAGGTTATTGAACTGGCAAAAAGTAAGAAGTAG
- the ftsZ gene encoding cell division protein FtsZ — protein sequence MSEDLMNFDMPQNNSSIIKVIGVGGGGSNAVNYMYGLGIKDVSFVVCNTDEQALENSPVPVKIQLGESLTEGRGAGNRPDKGREAAIENLEDVVSVLENNTKMVFVTAGMGGGTGTGAAPIIAQKAKEMGILTVGIVTIPFRFEGKLRINQALDGIAEMEKNVDSLLIINNERLREMFGDLKLSNAFSRADDVLATAAKGIAEIITVHGYINVDFADVETVMKNSGVAIMGSAYAEGEKRAIDAIQASLESPLLNNNDIKGAKNILLNITSGSDEVTMDEVGEITDYVQDMVGETASIIWGTGTDDALAGQVCVTIIATGFVSGQLIEHQAKKKEDAITRFSLDENGEVVKSRNEDEPAFEIGDDENGRVVDFEQVERNKQERIEKYYKPIVPQTKKAPEVERFQLDDTPYDNGTSLEQNNAYGYQRVQLTQEEMEDERMIEQLENVPAYKRKQMAMGRSKPVAGQQQSQISRFSLSDDSKNGPRISRDNPYLHDNVD from the coding sequence ATGAGTGAAGATTTGATGAATTTCGATATGCCTCAGAATAACTCTTCGATTATTAAAGTAATTGGTGTTGGAGGTGGAGGAAGCAATGCCGTCAACTACATGTACGGTTTAGGCATTAAAGATGTAAGTTTTGTGGTATGTAATACCGATGAACAGGCTTTGGAAAATAGTCCAGTACCGGTAAAAATACAATTGGGCGAATCACTTACCGAAGGTCGTGGTGCAGGTAACCGCCCCGATAAAGGACGTGAAGCTGCTATTGAAAACCTTGAAGACGTTGTAAGTGTATTGGAAAACAATACAAAAATGGTTTTTGTAACAGCCGGAATGGGTGGTGGTACTGGAACGGGAGCCGCTCCTATTATTGCTCAGAAAGCCAAAGAAATGGGAATTCTTACGGTAGGTATCGTAACGATTCCATTCCGTTTCGAGGGTAAATTACGTATTAATCAAGCCTTAGATGGTATAGCAGAGATGGAGAAGAATGTCGACTCTTTGTTGATCATCAATAATGAACGATTGCGAGAGATGTTTGGCGATTTAAAACTGTCAAATGCCTTCTCACGTGCCGATGATGTATTGGCAACTGCTGCCAAAGGAATTGCTGAAATTATTACCGTTCATGGATATATAAATGTTGACTTTGCCGATGTTGAAACGGTAATGAAAAATAGTGGTGTGGCTATTATGGGCTCGGCCTATGCCGAAGGTGAAAAACGTGCCATTGATGCTATTCAGGCTTCATTAGAGTCACCGTTGTTGAATAACAACGATATTAAAGGAGCAAAAAATATTCTATTAAATATTACATCAGGTAGCGATGAAGTTACCATGGACGAAGTAGGTGAAATTACCGATTACGTTCAGGATATGGTAGGAGAAACGGCTTCTATTATATGGGGTACGGGAACCGATGATGCTCTAGCAGGGCAGGTATGTGTAACCATTATTGCTACAGGCTTTGTGTCAGGTCAGCTTATTGAGCATCAGGCCAAAAAGAAAGAAGATGCAATTACTCGTTTTTCGCTTGATGAAAACGGGGAGGTTGTAAAATCGAGAAATGAGGATGAGCCTGCTTTTGAAATAGGTGATGACGAGAATGGCCGAGTAGTTGATTTTGAACAGGTGGAACGTAATAAACAAGAAAGGATAGAAAAATACTATAAACCGATTGTTCCTCAAACTAAAAAAGCTCCTGAAGTTGAGCGTTTTCAGTTAGATGATACTCCATATGATAACGGCACTTCACTTGAGCAAAACAATGCTTACGGATATCAAAGAGTACAGCTTACTCAGGAGGAAATGGAAGATGAACGGATGATTGAGCAATTAGAGAATGTTCCAGCTTATAAGCGTAAGCAAATGGCCATGGGCAGATCAAAACCAGTTGCCGGTCAACAACAATCGCAAATAAGTCGTTTTTCATTATCTGATGATTCAAAGAATGGACCTAGAATCAGTCGGGATAATCCATACTTACACGATAATGTTGATTAA
- a CDS encoding putative peptidoglycan glycosyltransferase FtsW, translating to MNETIRKYIQGDRIIWFVIIALSIFSSLVVYSATGNLAYKHHDGNAIYYLFRHAKFLMVGIGIIVAVHHLHYKWFARFASVFLYFSEALLLITLLTGVSLNQASRWLTVPVVGISFQPSELAKLALMIFIAKVLAQHQQDDTNADSAFKPIMIHVGIVCGLIFKEDFSTAGLIGATALLVMFIGRVSLKYILGTVGAVLIFVTFIIFSSEYVPFLHRASTWKARIMRHMEEDNEPGGGTADYQAERSKMAIATGGFFGKGPGNSHQRYFLPHPYSDFVYAIITEEFGIFGALLVMLAYLILLFRSGVIVRASTRTFPAFLVIGLATLLSVQAFINMGVAVGVFPVTGQPLPLVSMGGTSTLFTCLALGAILSVSRYNMKERSALVAEENTEEK from the coding sequence ATGAACGAAACGATACGTAAATATATTCAAGGCGATCGGATAATATGGTTTGTGATTATTGCATTGTCAATATTTTCGAGCCTGGTGGTGTATAGTGCTACGGGTAACCTTGCATACAAGCATCATGATGGTAATGCCATCTATTATCTGTTCAGGCATGCCAAATTTTTAATGGTGGGTATTGGTATTATAGTGGCTGTTCATCATTTACATTATAAGTGGTTTGCGCGCTTTGCATCCGTTTTTCTTTATTTTTCTGAAGCATTACTGTTGATAACTCTTTTAACGGGAGTGAGTCTTAATCAGGCTAGTCGTTGGTTAACGGTGCCAGTAGTAGGTATTTCGTTTCAGCCTTCGGAGTTGGCAAAGTTGGCTTTGATGATATTTATTGCAAAAGTATTAGCTCAGCATCAACAGGACGATACTAATGCTGATAGTGCCTTTAAACCCATAATGATTCATGTTGGAATTGTATGTGGGTTAATATTTAAAGAAGACTTTTCAACGGCCGGTTTGATAGGTGCAACTGCTTTATTGGTTATGTTTATTGGTCGTGTATCGTTAAAATATATATTGGGAACAGTTGGCGCTGTTCTGATCTTTGTTACGTTTATTATCTTTTCATCGGAGTATGTTCCTTTTTTGCATAGAGCCAGTACCTGGAAGGCACGTATTATGCGACATATGGAAGAAGATAACGAACCAGGTGGAGGAACTGCCGATTATCAGGCTGAGCGTTCGAAAATGGCAATCGCCACAGGTGGATTCTTTGGTAAAGGTCCGGGTAACAGTCATCAACGCTATTTTTTACCTCACCCATACAGTGATTTTGTATATGCTATTATCACTGAAGAATTTGGAATTTTTGGAGCTTTGCTTGTGATGCTGGCTTATTTGATATTGCTATTTAGGTCAGGTGTGATTGTACGTGCCAGTACGCGGACCTTTCCGGCTTTTCTAGTGATAGGTCTTGCGACCCTCTTGTCGGTTCAGGCGTTTATTAATATGGGTGTTGCTGTTGGAGTTTTTCCTGTTACTGGTCAGCCCTTACCGTTGGTTAGTATGGGGGGTACATCAACCCTGTTTACCTGTTTGGCTTTGGGTGCTATATTAAGTGTGAGCAGATATAATATGAAAGAACGTTCAGCTTTGGTTGCTGAAGAAAATACTGAAGAAAAATGA
- a CDS encoding cell division protein FtsQ, whose amino-acid sequence MKKWKNIVLVVIVVIYFPVIFSFVSVEKSQMVCGKILPTISDSVKNKFINREEITDLALAKYPGILGRKMSEVNTEEMEGFFTKHPAIEACEVYFTYGGVLHVDISQREPILRVFDGNSSYYLDSKGVKMPLFKSYTAHTLVANGNISKLKSTDNLLLLARTIVNDEFFKAQIEQVYVNEKGEFVLVPRVGDHLIEFGGIDRMEDKLRNLKALYKTGWDAREWNLYKKVNLKYKGQVVCTKA is encoded by the coding sequence ATGAAGAAGTGGAAAAACATAGTTTTGGTAGTGATAGTGGTCATTTATTTCCCTGTCATCTTCTCATTTGTATCAGTTGAGAAAAGTCAGATGGTTTGCGGAAAAATACTGCCAACCATTTCAGATAGTGTAAAAAACAAGTTTATTAATCGTGAAGAAATAACGGATCTTGCCTTGGCTAAATACCCGGGAATACTGGGTAGAAAGATGTCAGAGGTGAATACCGAAGAGATGGAAGGGTTCTTTACTAAACATCCGGCCATTGAGGCATGTGAAGTGTATTTTACTTATGGTGGTGTGCTTCATGTTGATATTTCGCAGCGCGAACCTATATTGCGTGTTTTTGATGGTAATTCATCCTACTATTTAGATAGCAAGGGGGTGAAAATGCCCTTGTTTAAAAGTTATACGGCACACACATTGGTTGCCAATGGAAATATCAGTAAGTTAAAATCAACTGATAACTTACTTTTATTGGCCAGAACCATTGTTAACGATGAATTTTTTAAAGCGCAGATAGAACAGGTGTATGTTAACGAAAAGGGAGAATTTGTTTTGGTTCCTCGTGTAGGCGATCATTTGATCGAGTTTGGTGGCATTGATCGTATGGAGGATAAACTGCGCAACTTAAAAGCACTATATAAAACGGGATGGGATGCCCGGGAATGGAATTTGTATAAAAAAGTCAACCTAAAATATAAAGGACAAGTCGTTTGCACAAAAGCATAG
- a CDS encoding GatB/YqeY domain-containing protein translates to MSLEVTLNNDIKEAMKAKDRIRLEALRGIKKEVIEAKTAKGGSDSSDDAAIVKIVQKMVKQRKDAAQLYKEQNREDLAEKELAEIEAISGYLPAQMSKDELVVAVKAIIEKVGATSMKEMGAVMGVASKELAGKADGKDISAVVKELLG, encoded by the coding sequence ATGAGTTTAGAAGTAACGCTTAATAACGATATTAAAGAAGCCATGAAGGCTAAAGATCGTATTAGATTGGAAGCTTTGCGTGGTATTAAAAAAGAAGTAATTGAAGCAAAAACAGCTAAAGGAGGAAGTGATTCTTCAGATGATGCTGCTATTGTTAAGATTGTACAAAAAATGGTGAAGCAGCGCAAGGATGCTGCTCAGTTATATAAAGAGCAAAATCGCGAAGATTTAGCAGAAAAGGAATTAGCCGAAATTGAAGCTATTTCAGGCTATTTGCCGGCCCAAATGAGCAAAGACGAGTTGGTGGTTGCAGTAAAAGCAATTATTGAAAAAGTAGGAGCTACATCCATGAAAGAAATGGGTGCTGTAATGGGAGTTGCCTCAAAAGAATTAGCCGGTAAAGCTGATGGTAAAGATATTTCGGCTGTGGTAAAAGAATTATTGGGATAA
- the ftsA gene encoding cell division protein FtsA — translation MNQEPNIIAAIDIGTTKIVAIVGRRTAEGKLRLLGMEQVPSIGVKRGVVLNIDETVASIKSVIAKIEHKLNITLTEVFVGIAGQHIKSMRNRAYRFIENGFEINQRDVDQLFDDNFKIPVEAGEKIMHVIPQDYIVDNETGVKNPVGMSGRRLEGNFHIVLGRIASVKNIEKCIHRVALQLNDLILEPLASSKSVLTEEEKEAGVVLVDIGGGTTDVAVFYDGIIRHTAVIPFGGNVVTSDIKEGCSVLYKQAESLKVQFGTAIGDNAREDMVVTIPGVAGWEPKEISFKSLAYIIQARMEEIIDYILFQIESSGCYDKLGAGIVLTGGGSLLKDLPQLMKYRTGLDVRMGLPDRFIVGDVPEMAHLPNFSTSIGLVLSAMERPKRKIIEPELFGEVEPKAESQQAKATQKREKPKKEKHNYSTGNLFSGFTKRLENIFDEKDVEM, via the coding sequence ATGAATCAAGAACCTAACATTATTGCAGCCATCGATATTGGTACCACAAAGATTGTTGCCATTGTTGGACGTAGAACAGCAGAAGGAAAGCTTCGTTTGTTGGGCATGGAGCAAGTGCCATCAATTGGAGTAAAGAGGGGAGTCGTATTAAATATTGATGAAACCGTTGCGTCGATCAAAAGCGTTATTGCCAAAATTGAACACAAACTAAACATCACTCTAACCGAAGTGTTTGTGGGTATTGCTGGTCAGCATATCAAGAGCATGCGTAACCGAGCATATCGTTTTATCGAAAATGGTTTTGAGATTAATCAGAGAGATGTAGATCAGCTGTTTGACGATAATTTCAAAATTCCTGTTGAAGCAGGAGAAAAAATCATGCATGTAATACCTCAGGATTATATTGTGGATAACGAAACGGGTGTTAAAAACCCGGTTGGTATGTCCGGACGACGTTTGGAAGGGAATTTCCATATTGTATTGGGGCGCATAGCATCGGTTAAAAATATTGAGAAATGTATTCACAGGGTGGCTTTACAACTTAACGACTTGATTCTTGAGCCACTTGCATCTTCAAAAAGTGTTTTAACCGAAGAAGAAAAAGAAGCGGGTGTGGTATTAGTCGATATTGGTGGTGGTACAACCGATGTTGCTGTATTTTACGATGGTATCATTCGTCATACTGCAGTTATTCCTTTTGGGGGTAATGTAGTTACATCAGATATTAAAGAAGGATGTTCGGTGCTTTATAAGCAAGCTGAATCGTTGAAGGTGCAGTTTGGTACAGCCATTGGTGATAATGCACGCGAAGATATGGTGGTTACTATTCCGGGTGTTGCAGGATGGGAACCCAAAGAAATTTCGTTTAAAAGTCTGGCTTATATTATTCAGGCTCGTATGGAAGAAATTATCGATTACATCCTTTTCCAGATAGAAAGTTCAGGTTGTTACGATAAATTAGGTGCTGGTATTGTACTTACTGGTGGAGGATCGTTATTAAAAGATTTACCTCAATTGATGAAATATCGTACCGGTTTGGATGTTCGTATGGGATTACCAGATCGCTTTATAGTAGGTGATGTACCCGAAATGGCACATCTACCTAACTTTTCTACAAGTATTGGTTTGGTATTAAGTGCTATGGAGCGACCTAAACGAAAAATTATTGAACCTGAATTATTTGGTGAAGTAGAGCCTAAAGCAGAATCGCAACAGGCAAAAGCTACACAAAAACGTGAAAAACCTAAAAAGGAAAAGCATAACTATTCAACCGGCAATCTTTTTAGTGGATTTACTAAGCGATTGGAAAATATCTTCGATGAGAAAGATGTTGAAATGTAG
- a CDS encoding SurA N-terminal domain-containing protein produces MATLEKIRSKAGLVIVVIGVGMAAFLLGDLMNSGGSMFRSSQMEIAKINGTSVSLPEFQAYLTEWEDYYKLNSRSSAMDENTSYQLREQAWNQMVQDVIMDEKYDQLGIQVTADEIFEMATGKNVHPQIRQMFTNPQTGMFDKQQVINFLRQKDSDPNAQFYWQFLEKQIKKERLMKKYTDLMQKGMFITTAQAKVEAEAKKSAVDFDFIVQRYATIPDSTVAVSESEIKDYYNKNIENYKQEASRDVEYVSFEVKPSDEDRAATLDWIKKARTEFADPATDPIQYVKMNSETEYVDRNWKMEQLSAKIQDFVSAAQIGEVYGPYLEGETYKLTRLVDVKQLPDSVKARHILVKDPAVADSLYNLVKGGANFAEIARKNSQDPGSAINGGDLGWFNEGTMVPEFNDACFNGKVGDIVKVQTQFGTHIINIQDKGKPVTKYNIATLDRQITYSSKTNQQVYAKAAKFASQNKSYDKFNESIQSENLIKRYGRNIHKADRNVSNLKNSREMVRWAFKAEAQDMSDIFEFGDEYVIAFLTGIKEEGYQSLTSVKAAIERQLRNKKKADIIIANIKSKKQGNDLNALASATNTEVQSANNITFASYQVPGAGVEPALVGLAVSSKQGEVSSPVAGNNGVFVVKVTNVSSEEASTEAAKAQLQQMNSYKTYQAFQVIKDKASIVDERIKFY; encoded by the coding sequence ATGGCAACATTAGAGAAAATTAGGAGCAAAGCCGGTTTAGTGATCGTTGTGATCGGAGTCGGTATGGCTGCCTTTTTGTTGGGAGACTTAATGAACTCTGGAGGTTCTATGTTTAGAAGCAGTCAAATGGAAATTGCTAAAATTAACGGAACTTCAGTATCATTACCTGAATTTCAGGCTTATTTAACTGAATGGGAAGATTATTACAAATTGAATTCACGTTCGTCTGCTATGGATGAGAATACATCATACCAGCTTAGAGAACAAGCGTGGAATCAAATGGTACAGGACGTTATAATGGACGAAAAGTACGATCAACTAGGCATTCAGGTAACTGCAGACGAAATTTTTGAAATGGCTACAGGTAAAAATGTACACCCTCAAATTCGTCAAATGTTTACAAACCCTCAAACGGGAATGTTCGACAAACAACAAGTAATTAATTTCCTTAGACAAAAAGATTCAGATCCGAATGCTCAGTTCTACTGGCAATTTCTTGAAAAACAAATCAAGAAAGAGCGTTTGATGAAAAAATATACTGATCTTATGCAGAAAGGTATGTTTATAACAACAGCACAAGCAAAAGTTGAAGCTGAAGCTAAAAAATCAGCTGTTGATTTTGATTTCATCGTACAACGTTATGCTACTATACCAGATTCAACTGTTGCTGTTTCTGAAAGCGAGATTAAAGATTACTACAATAAAAACATTGAAAACTACAAACAAGAGGCTTCTCGGGATGTAGAATATGTTTCTTTTGAAGTAAAACCTTCTGATGAAGACAGAGCTGCAACTTTAGACTGGATCAAAAAAGCAAGAACTGAATTTGCTGATCCTGCAACTGATCCTATACAGTACGTAAAAATGAATTCAGAAACTGAATATGTTGATCGCAACTGGAAAATGGAGCAGTTAAGTGCTAAAATTCAAGATTTTGTTAGTGCTGCACAAATTGGTGAAGTTTACGGACCCTATTTAGAAGGCGAAACTTATAAATTAACTCGTTTGGTTGATGTAAAACAATTACCAGACTCAGTTAAAGCACGCCATATATTAGTTAAAGATCCTGCCGTTGCTGATAGCTTATACAACTTGGTTAAAGGAGGTGCTAATTTTGCTGAAATTGCACGTAAAAATTCACAAGATCCAGGCTCAGCTATTAATGGTGGTGATTTAGGTTGGTTCAACGAAGGTACGATGGTTCCTGAATTCAACGATGCTTGTTTCAATGGCAAAGTAGGTGATATTGTTAAAGTTCAAACTCAGTTTGGTACACACATTATCAACATTCAGGACAAAGGTAAACCTGTTACAAAATACAACATTGCAACTCTTGATCGTCAGATTACTTACAGCTCAAAAACGAATCAACAAGTATATGCTAAGGCTGCAAAGTTTGCATCACAAAACAAGTCATACGACAAATTCAACGAAAGCATTCAAAGCGAGAATTTAATTAAGAGATACGGACGTAACATTCATAAAGCAGATCGCAACGTTTCTAATCTTAAAAATTCAAGAGAAATGGTTCGTTGGGCATTTAAAGCAGAAGCTCAAGACATGTCTGACATTTTCGAATTTGGTGATGAATATGTAATTGCATTCTTAACAGGAATTAAAGAAGAAGGATATCAATCTTTAACGTCTGTAAAAGCTGCTATTGAGCGCCAGTTACGCAACAAGAAAAAAGCTGACATCATCATTGCTAACATCAAAAGCAAAAAACAAGGTAACGACCTAAATGCATTGGCTTCTGCCACAAATACCGAAGTTCAATCAGCTAATAACATTACTTTTGCTTCATACCAGGTTCCAGGCGCAGGAGTTGAACCAGCATTGGTTGGTTTGGCTGTTTCTTCAAAACAAGGTGAAGTAAGCTCTCCTGTTGCAGGTAACAATGGGGTATTTGTTGTTAAAGTAACTAATGTTAGCAGTGAAGAAGCTTCAACAGAAGCAGCTAAAGCTCAGTTACAACAAATGAATTCATACAAAACATATCAGGCTTTCCAAGTTATTAAAGACAAAGCCAGCATTGTTGACGAAAGAATTAAATTCTACTAG